The Legionella sp. PATHC032 genome has a window encoding:
- a CDS encoding acetoacetate decarboxylase, with product MDKYLSANSLEGVIDNEFNMPAPRWLNTYPAGPYRFINREFFIIAYETDPDLLQAILPPDMELLEPVVKFEFIRMPDSTGFGDYTESGQVVPVRYKGEEGGFTISMFLDCHAPIAGGREIWGFPKKLAKPKLFVEEDTLIGILRYGSIDIAIATMGYKHRPLDAEKVLEAVKKPVFLLKNIPNVDGTPLVNQLTKTYLTDVTVKGAWTGPGSLELHPHALAPISNLYIKKIVSVSHFITDLTLPYGEVVADYLA from the coding sequence ATGGACAAGTATCTTTCAGCAAATTCTCTAGAAGGTGTTATCGATAATGAATTTAATATGCCAGCTCCACGATGGTTAAATACTTACCCGGCTGGTCCATATCGATTTATTAATCGTGAATTTTTTATTATTGCCTATGAAACTGATCCAGACCTTTTGCAAGCTATACTGCCTCCTGATATGGAGTTATTAGAGCCGGTAGTCAAATTTGAATTTATACGTATGCCTGATTCAACAGGGTTTGGTGATTACACCGAGTCAGGGCAGGTGGTTCCTGTGAGATATAAAGGAGAAGAGGGTGGATTTACCATTTCAATGTTTCTTGATTGCCACGCCCCAATTGCTGGTGGTCGGGAAATATGGGGTTTTCCAAAGAAGCTGGCCAAACCCAAATTGTTTGTTGAAGAAGATACGCTGATTGGTATTCTTAGGTATGGAAGTATTGATATTGCTATAGCAACTATGGGATATAAACATCGTCCGCTGGATGCAGAAAAGGTATTGGAGGCCGTTAAAAAGCCTGTATTTTTGCTTAAAAACATTCCTAATGTAGATGGGACTCCTTTAGTGAATCAGTTGACCAAAACTTATTTGACTGATGTTACAGTGAAAGGAGCATGGACCGGACCAGGCAGCTTGGAGCTTCATCCTCATGCGCTGGCCCCTATCTCTAATCTTTATATTAAAAAAATTGTATCCGTTTCACATTTTATTACTGATTTGACTTTACCGTATGGAGAAGTTGTTGCAGATTATTTGGCCTAA
- a CDS encoding transglycosylase SLT domain-containing protein, giving the protein MKRLLIFLCGLLCSFNLFALSGQAYMDRFNRYLAWYEQLPINPSPEFLEFVKENTPLANKLRDKWLYELARIKDWENYNKYYQPTNDINLRCFAQIAKFNLGSYKEAIAGSIPIWLTGESRPQACNTLFALLLKQDSFDQKFITQRITLALDNRNVHLARYLLKQYKTPHDTEIKNLTSVYENPSNISRLNPGKLNDYFYLYGLKRLVSINMDKALKLWQEKKTKIMLNERQRQAFLAHLALYKAMRNHADAQEWFAKIKPEYYTDVLVDWQIRFALKNKNWKQVEKLINNAPNKEMPCWQYWLARSLEEQGKKAEAIKIYEPLAKNRHYYGFLASKRLKKRPSFDNEKPTTNKEILKPYQPVIEQVKNLYNSKQLLQASRLLNDFISELPKNEASALVYWIATELKWHGKSVYLSNNDTLNNQLALRFPLAYKDTIKVYASKYAIPPELVYAIIRQESGFREDVVSSAGAKGLMQVMPQTASAISKTSKIPYSDHRQLFLSQKNINIGIAYLQHLTKRFSNHPVLVAAAYNAGPRQVVYWLKNHPPKEIDIWIETLPWQETRNYLKNVMAFYIVYQYRLNQQPDMNRFLTPL; this is encoded by the coding sequence ATGAAAAGATTATTAATTTTTTTATGTGGGCTTCTCTGTTCTTTCAACTTGTTTGCTTTATCTGGACAAGCTTACATGGACAGGTTTAATCGCTATCTTGCATGGTATGAACAGCTTCCTATTAACCCATCGCCAGAATTTTTGGAATTTGTAAAAGAAAACACCCCCCTAGCTAATAAATTGCGTGACAAATGGTTATATGAACTGGCCAGGATAAAGGATTGGGAAAATTATAATAAGTACTATCAACCCACCAATGACATAAACCTCAGATGCTTTGCGCAAATTGCCAAATTTAATTTAGGATCATATAAGGAGGCTATAGCAGGCTCTATTCCAATCTGGTTAACAGGAGAATCAAGACCCCAAGCATGCAATACCCTATTTGCATTACTGTTAAAGCAGGATAGCTTTGATCAAAAATTCATTACGCAACGTATAACACTGGCACTGGACAACCGTAATGTTCATCTGGCTCGTTACCTGTTAAAACAATATAAAACACCTCACGATACAGAAATAAAAAATTTAACCAGTGTTTATGAGAATCCTTCCAATATTTCCAGATTGAACCCTGGCAAATTGAACGATTATTTCTATCTTTATGGATTAAAAAGATTAGTATCCATCAACATGGATAAAGCGCTGAAATTGTGGCAAGAGAAAAAAACCAAAATCATGTTAAATGAGCGGCAAAGACAAGCTTTTCTTGCCCATTTGGCTTTATACAAGGCTATGAGGAATCATGCCGATGCGCAAGAGTGGTTTGCCAAAATCAAACCTGAATACTACACCGATGTGTTAGTCGATTGGCAAATACGCTTTGCTCTGAAAAATAAAAACTGGAAACAAGTTGAGAAATTAATTAACAACGCCCCAAATAAAGAGATGCCTTGTTGGCAATATTGGTTGGCCCGCTCCCTAGAAGAACAAGGGAAAAAAGCAGAGGCAATTAAAATTTATGAGCCACTAGCTAAAAACAGACATTATTATGGTTTTCTAGCCAGCAAACGCCTGAAAAAAAGACCCAGCTTTGATAATGAAAAACCCACTACCAACAAAGAGATTCTCAAACCCTATCAACCTGTCATAGAGCAAGTTAAAAATCTCTACAACTCCAAACAGCTACTGCAGGCATCAAGATTATTAAATGACTTCATTAGTGAATTACCCAAAAATGAAGCAAGCGCTCTGGTCTATTGGATAGCTACCGAACTAAAATGGCACGGAAAATCAGTCTACTTAAGCAATAATGACACCCTCAATAATCAATTAGCATTAAGATTTCCATTGGCCTACAAAGACACAATAAAAGTATATGCGTCAAAATACGCCATACCACCCGAGCTTGTATATGCTATTATTCGCCAGGAAAGTGGTTTTAGAGAAGATGTAGTATCGTCTGCCGGGGCTAAAGGGCTAATGCAAGTCATGCCACAAACAGCCAGCGCCATTTCCAAAACCAGCAAAATACCGTATTCGGATCATAGGCAATTGTTTTTATCCCAAAAGAATATCAATATAGGGATTGCTTACTTACAACACTTGACCAAGCGCTTCAGTAACCACCCTGTTCTTGTTGCCGCCGCTTATAATGCGGGTCCCAGACAAGTAGTCTATTGGCTTAAAAATCATCCTCCCAAAGAAATAGATATCTGGATTGAAACACTGCCCTGGCAAGAAACAAGAAACTATCTAAAAAATGTCATGGCTTTTTATATTGTTTATCAGTACCGTTTAAACCAACAACCCGATATGAATAGGTTTCTAACACCTTTGTAA
- a CDS encoding DUF692 domain-containing protein, whose translation MYPKHSIDQAAPFSGCSGIGLRLEHIDDILKEHPSVDYFEVLADNYMKQSGTHFKQLLKIAEFYPLSLHSVGLSIATSAEPDYRYLQQIKDLAHCLNSKLISDHLCWTHANQFFTHELIPFPYTEETLSFIIEKTNRVQGYLNQPIMYENVSRYVTYRQNTLTEAEFLNELSAATGCGILLDVNNLYVNWYNHGDDPDKYLHSMNTKNVWQMHLGGFSKQEGYLLDSHSDKVYQDVWQLYEKAQNLFINTPTVIEWDNDLPDFSLLYEEMCKAKTIIKRVAERSINHYA comes from the coding sequence ATGTATCCAAAGCATTCTATCGATCAAGCCGCGCCTTTTTCTGGATGTTCAGGCATTGGATTGCGGCTTGAGCATATCGACGATATTTTAAAGGAGCATCCCTCAGTCGATTATTTTGAAGTCCTGGCTGATAATTATATGAAACAATCGGGAACCCACTTTAAACAATTGCTCAAGATTGCAGAATTTTATCCATTGAGTTTACACAGTGTTGGTTTATCTATCGCCACATCCGCTGAACCTGATTATCGATATTTGCAACAAATAAAAGATTTGGCTCATTGTTTAAACTCCAAACTAATATCAGACCATTTATGCTGGACCCATGCCAATCAATTTTTTACCCATGAATTGATACCATTTCCCTATACTGAAGAAACGCTCTCATTCATTATTGAAAAAACAAACCGCGTTCAGGGCTATCTAAACCAGCCAATAATGTATGAAAACGTATCAAGGTACGTTACTTATCGGCAAAACACATTAACTGAAGCCGAGTTTCTCAATGAGTTAAGCGCTGCTACAGGTTGTGGCATCTTATTGGATGTTAATAATTTGTACGTGAATTGGTATAACCATGGTGATGACCCGGATAAGTATCTTCATTCGATGAATACCAAAAACGTTTGGCAGATGCATCTGGGGGGATTTTCAAAACAAGAGGGATATTTGCTGGATAGCCATAGTGATAAAGTATACCAAGACGTTTGGCAACTTTATGAAAAGGCTCAAAATCTCTTTATAAACACACCAACAGTTATCGAGTGGGATAATGACTTACCGGATTTTTCACTCCTGTATGAGGAAATGTGTAAAGCAAAAACGATAATAAAACGTGTGGCAGAGAGGAGTATCAATCATTATGCGTAA
- a CDS encoding patatin-like phospholipase family protein, whose translation MAKDTKMINLALQGGGAHGALAWGIIDRLLEDGRINFDAISATSAGAMNAAVLAYGFATGGKEGAREALYQFWKMVSDAGQIYNPLKKTPLEELLGIGIENSMSFFMFDLMTKILSPYQFNPLNFNPLKEILEKIVDFEKIKSCKSIKIFISATNVRTGKINVFDNKKISADAVMASACLPFMFQAVNIGEDYFWDGGYMGNPAIFPLIYNSECRDILILHINPIYREHVPDTAAEILNRVNEISFNSSLMREMRAIAFVTKLIDSGWIKEEYKNNLKKLYMHAIRADVSMESASVASKLNPEWSFISHLYEEGRQKGDEWLKSNFKHLGKMTSIDLDEYL comes from the coding sequence ATGGCAAAGGATACCAAAATGATTAATCTTGCTTTACAAGGAGGTGGTGCTCACGGTGCTCTTGCCTGGGGTATTATTGACAGACTTCTTGAAGATGGTCGTATTAATTTTGATGCCATTTCTGCAACGAGTGCTGGTGCTATGAACGCTGCCGTACTTGCCTATGGATTTGCAACGGGTGGAAAGGAGGGGGCTCGAGAAGCTCTGTATCAATTTTGGAAAATGGTGAGCGATGCCGGGCAGATATACAACCCGCTTAAAAAAACTCCTTTGGAAGAACTATTGGGCATAGGGATTGAAAATTCAATGTCCTTTTTTATGTTTGATTTAATGACCAAAATTCTCTCTCCCTATCAATTTAATCCCTTAAATTTTAACCCACTTAAGGAAATATTAGAGAAAATTGTGGATTTTGAAAAAATTAAATCCTGTAAAAGCATTAAAATATTCATCTCAGCTACTAATGTTCGCACAGGTAAAATTAATGTATTTGATAATAAAAAAATTTCTGCCGATGCGGTTATGGCATCTGCTTGCCTGCCTTTCATGTTTCAGGCAGTAAATATTGGTGAGGATTATTTTTGGGATGGTGGTTATATGGGAAATCCAGCTATTTTCCCTCTGATTTATAATTCCGAGTGCAGAGATATTTTAATTCTTCATATTAATCCTATTTATCGAGAGCATGTCCCTGACACGGCAGCTGAAATTCTAAACCGAGTGAATGAGATCAGTTTTAATTCTTCATTAATGCGCGAAATGCGGGCAATTGCTTTCGTCACTAAATTGATAGACAGCGGTTGGATTAAAGAAGAGTATAAAAATAATCTTAAAAAACTTTATATGCATGCCATTCGCGCGGATGTATCAATGGAGTCTGCCTCTGTAGCGAGTAAACTTAATCCTGAGTGGTCGTTCATTAGCCATCTTTATGAGGAAGGACGCCAAAAGGGAGACGAATGGCTGAAGAGTAATTTTAAACATCTTGGGAAAATGACCAGTATTGATTTGGATGAATATTTATAA
- a CDS encoding FAD-dependent oxidoreductase, whose protein sequence is MQQEDQAPIHQNNRSFSRNTARCLDTFMDAIDFLARIGWPVIDLAFRIWIAQQLLVSAILLTNHWDTAVYLAKNEYPVPWLSPEWEALLGILAQFVGGISLLLGLFTRCGAAVIVGFAVMTQIYYQPIDLNLLWIALMLGYVLRGPGPLSLDNLFEHGFSRSPLPFAMLIVTFVDKTREFFSSLYLFSLRIWLMISLLLINQSIQLISSDKVPLLISWLPLNSASIVFNHVSLFLAIFLGLGLATRVVAIFGLIVVLFSFTPGVTGFYLYWMMVMAILFVSGPGILSLDHLIFNALKKRYPQLSGKPAFSLDGLPRVVIIGAGFGGIACAKALRHLPVKITLIDRHNYHLFQPFLYQIATGSLSPADIAISIRSIFLEQFNAEILLGNVTDINKEERFVIADNFTIPYDYLVIATGATHSYFGKDNWAPYAPGLKTINDGTSVRSRIIKSFELAEIAQSDEERKQFLNFVIVGAGPTGVELAGAIAELARFGIVKEFRHFDPASANIILVQAAPRILPAFSEQISQKAQRYLESMGVKVLVNSMVEQIDSDGVIINKERIYSKSVFWAAGVAASPASKWLQVEADPAGRVKVNDDLTVAGYSNIFVIGDTAASNAWNGKPVPGIAPAAKQGGAYVAKVISKRVYNNNSRYKPFKYIHYGSLATVGRKAAVAEFDRFKISGELAWWFWGGVHVFFLVGSRNRLSVILNWLWSYYTFRANNLLITDDSLNKKNKSGTSEV, encoded by the coding sequence ATGCAGCAAGAAGATCAGGCACCGATACATCAAAACAATCGTTCGTTTTCAAGAAACACGGCGAGGTGTTTAGACACCTTTATGGACGCCATTGACTTTCTTGCCCGGATTGGATGGCCTGTCATTGATTTGGCATTTCGCATATGGATAGCCCAGCAATTGTTAGTTTCTGCAATACTTCTAACTAATCACTGGGATACCGCTGTCTATTTAGCTAAAAATGAATATCCGGTTCCATGGCTATCTCCTGAATGGGAAGCTTTGTTAGGTATATTGGCCCAGTTTGTTGGGGGGATTTCCCTTCTTTTGGGTTTGTTTACTCGATGCGGGGCAGCAGTTATCGTTGGATTCGCAGTCATGACGCAAATCTATTACCAGCCTATCGATCTTAATTTGCTTTGGATTGCATTAATGTTGGGTTATGTGTTGCGAGGCCCAGGCCCACTTTCTCTTGATAATTTGTTTGAGCATGGGTTTAGTCGCAGTCCTTTGCCGTTTGCCATGTTGATTGTGACATTTGTAGATAAAACGAGAGAGTTTTTTTCAAGCTTGTATTTATTTTCTTTACGCATATGGTTAATGATTTCACTTTTACTCATTAATCAAAGCATACAACTCATTTCTTCTGATAAGGTACCGCTATTGATCTCATGGTTGCCGTTAAATTCAGCTTCGATCGTTTTTAACCATGTTTCACTATTCCTGGCCATCTTTTTGGGGCTTGGCTTAGCAACTCGAGTTGTTGCAATTTTTGGATTAATTGTTGTTCTATTTAGTTTTACGCCTGGAGTAACCGGTTTTTATTTATACTGGATGATGGTGATGGCTATTTTATTTGTTTCAGGCCCTGGAATCTTGTCATTGGATCATTTGATTTTTAATGCTTTGAAGAAACGTTATCCCCAGCTTTCTGGAAAACCGGCATTTAGTCTGGATGGTTTACCTCGAGTGGTCATTATAGGTGCAGGTTTTGGAGGGATTGCTTGTGCTAAGGCACTACGCCATCTGCCAGTAAAGATCACCTTGATTGATAGACATAACTATCATCTTTTCCAACCTTTTTTATACCAGATAGCCACGGGAAGTTTATCGCCAGCTGATATCGCTATTTCGATTCGCTCTATATTTTTAGAGCAATTTAATGCGGAAATATTATTGGGTAATGTGACAGATATTAATAAAGAGGAGCGTTTTGTCATAGCTGATAATTTTACAATTCCATACGATTATCTGGTGATAGCGACAGGAGCAACGCACAGTTATTTTGGGAAAGATAATTGGGCTCCTTATGCTCCAGGATTAAAAACAATTAATGATGGAACTTCTGTTCGTAGCCGTATAATAAAGTCGTTTGAACTGGCTGAGATCGCTCAAAGTGATGAAGAACGTAAGCAATTTTTAAATTTTGTCATTGTCGGTGCGGGACCTACTGGAGTTGAACTGGCAGGCGCCATAGCCGAACTTGCCCGATTTGGGATAGTAAAAGAGTTCCGCCATTTTGATCCGGCGTCAGCTAATATTATCCTGGTTCAGGCAGCACCGCGGATTTTACCTGCTTTTTCAGAACAGATATCACAAAAAGCACAACGCTATTTGGAAAGTATGGGGGTCAAAGTTTTAGTGAATAGCATGGTTGAGCAAATTGATAGTGATGGCGTGATTATCAATAAGGAAAGAATTTACTCAAAATCAGTTTTTTGGGCGGCCGGGGTTGCTGCTTCTCCTGCATCCAAATGGCTTCAAGTCGAAGCTGATCCTGCGGGTCGTGTGAAAGTAAATGATGATCTCACAGTAGCTGGTTACTCCAATATTTTTGTCATTGGAGATACAGCTGCTTCGAATGCCTGGAATGGTAAGCCGGTGCCTGGTATTGCCCCTGCTGCAAAACAAGGTGGTGCTTATGTAGCTAAAGTCATATCGAAAAGAGTTTATAATAACAATTCAAGATATAAACCGTTTAAATACATTCATTACGGTAGTTTGGCTACAGTGGGTCGTAAAGCGGCTGTTGCAGAATTTGATCGTTTTAAAATCAGTGGGGAATTGGCGTGGTGGTTTTGGGGAGGTGTCCATGTCTTTTTCCTAGTTGGTTCTCGAAATCGTTTAAGTGTGATTTTAAATTGGCTTTGGTCTTATTACACTTTTCGCGCCAATAATTTGCTGATTACCGATGATTCATTGAATAAAAAAAACAAATCCGGGACGAGCGAGGTTTAG
- a CDS encoding adenylate/guanylate cyclase domain-containing protein, with protein MDSYSKLPLRIRKEIEAQQYTGELLVAGVQLGVIVLLSIINFFSSAGYSPGAPVQSSSLGLWLFAILVLLRLWFVYTNQLKPIFLGFFIVVEMALLLFIIWTYYLQFETTPTINLKNPHINYVYILIALRALRFEPVWVILSGLTAALGWGIIAWQTLSSSGMNVITWDYVTFASTRSVYLGAVFDVILSVLLVTTIIALVLTRAKHTLFQAVEQTSAAKDLSRFFDTSVVEKITTSEKSLQAGYGELRQAAIMFIDMRGFTKASVKLSPSELIGLLAEYQRLLVPIIQKNNGSIDKFMGDGILASFGAVTPSNTYAADALKTVDEIVGAVDVWSENRRKKKQIVVGVGIGLASGELVVGVIGYENRLEYTVIGEAANLAAKLEKHNKEEKTQALTTRDTFLEAVKQGYENKIPKKELDARNVGGVGEPLDLVVLAK; from the coding sequence GTGGATAGTTACTCTAAGCTACCTCTTCGCATCAGGAAAGAGATAGAAGCCCAACAATACACTGGCGAATTATTGGTTGCCGGTGTGCAGTTGGGTGTCATTGTATTATTAAGCATTATTAATTTTTTTTCTTCGGCTGGCTATTCGCCTGGCGCCCCGGTGCAATCTTCATCCCTGGGTTTGTGGCTATTTGCTATTTTGGTATTGTTAAGACTGTGGTTTGTCTATACTAATCAATTAAAGCCAATATTCTTGGGATTTTTTATAGTTGTCGAAATGGCTTTGTTATTATTTATTATTTGGACTTATTATTTGCAGTTTGAAACCACACCTACCATTAATCTTAAAAATCCGCATATTAACTATGTTTATATTTTAATTGCTTTGCGTGCGCTTCGATTTGAGCCAGTATGGGTAATTCTCTCTGGCCTCACTGCAGCTCTTGGCTGGGGAATTATTGCCTGGCAAACTTTATCCAGTTCAGGTATGAATGTTATTACATGGGATTATGTGACATTTGCGTCAACTCGAAGTGTCTATTTGGGAGCTGTATTTGATGTCATATTGTCCGTTTTACTGGTTACTACCATCATTGCCTTGGTATTGACGCGTGCAAAGCATACTCTTTTTCAAGCGGTAGAACAGACCAGTGCTGCAAAAGATCTATCACGTTTTTTTGACACAAGTGTGGTCGAAAAGATAACAACATCAGAAAAGTCATTGCAAGCTGGATATGGTGAGCTTCGTCAGGCTGCAATTATGTTCATTGATATGCGAGGATTTACCAAAGCGTCAGTGAAACTGTCTCCCAGTGAACTAATTGGATTGTTAGCGGAATACCAACGTTTACTGGTTCCGATTATTCAAAAGAATAATGGCAGTATTGATAAGTTCATGGGAGATGGTATTTTGGCAAGTTTTGGCGCTGTGACCCCTTCCAATACTTATGCGGCAGATGCATTAAAGACTGTGGATGAGATTGTAGGAGCAGTAGACGTATGGAGTGAAAATCGCCGTAAAAAAAAACAAATAGTGGTTGGTGTAGGAATCGGTCTTGCCTCAGGTGAACTAGTAGTTGGTGTCATTGGTTATGAAAATCGTTTGGAATACACTGTAATTGGAGAAGCTGCCAATTTGGCTGCGAAGCTTGAAAAACATAATAAAGAAGAAAAAACCCAGGCTTTGACTACCCGGGATACATTTTTAGAAGCGGTGAAGCAAGGTTATGAGAACAAGATACCTAAAAAGGAATTGGATGCAAGGAATGTAGGTGGTGTGGGAGAACCATTGGATTTAGTGGTTTTGGCAAAATAA
- a CDS encoding putative DNA-binding domain-containing protein gives MRNTLLETIQKEWIAQFREEPLSNSLNNRLVLSNFDGISVYMESHHATLFNHLKSTFPLCMRLVGDAFWYALLHRYINHYESTQYDINQYGDSLTQFIANFEPAKELPYLQELCFIEWHWHTLKLASPAKSFDFESFACLDEISFQALCFHLTPNLKILDSQYPIYQIWAMNYFQQDKQIQISGSPEKVVIYQHNDLPCIMLISEEEYLFLEHLSSGNQRPWQKVVTELSKWINEEKIGDILTKALRYQWINHFSLEAI, from the coding sequence ATGCGTAATACTCTGCTTGAAACAATTCAAAAGGAATGGATAGCACAATTCAGAGAGGAGCCACTATCAAACTCCTTAAACAACAGGCTCGTTCTTTCTAATTTTGATGGCATTAGTGTCTACATGGAAAGCCACCATGCTACTTTATTCAATCATTTAAAATCAACTTTTCCTCTCTGTATGCGTTTGGTAGGAGATGCATTCTGGTATGCTTTATTGCATCGCTATATCAATCATTACGAATCTACTCAATACGACATCAATCAATACGGTGATAGCCTTACTCAATTTATTGCGAATTTTGAACCAGCTAAAGAACTGCCTTATTTACAAGAATTATGCTTTATTGAATGGCACTGGCACACATTAAAACTTGCCTCACCGGCCAAATCTTTTGATTTTGAATCTTTTGCTTGCCTAGACGAGATTAGTTTTCAAGCTTTATGTTTTCATCTGACTCCCAATTTAAAAATACTTGATTCTCAATACCCTATTTACCAAATTTGGGCTATGAACTATTTTCAGCAGGATAAGCAAATACAAATATCAGGTTCCCCTGAAAAAGTTGTTATTTATCAGCATAATGATTTACCTTGTATTATGCTAATTAGTGAGGAGGAATATCTTTTTCTGGAACATTTATCCTCTGGAAACCAGAGACCATGGCAAAAAGTGGTAACAGAATTAAGTAAATGGATTAACGAAGAAAAAATTGGTGACATTCTAACTAAGGCTCTTCGTTATCAATGGATTAATCATTTTTCACTGGAGGCTATATGA
- a CDS encoding DoxX family protein codes for MKTLIAKTYLLADKIFDFLAPIFILITRLYLAQVFFLSGLTKISNWQATLSLFQNEYMVPVMSPTLAAYLGTACELGFPVLITLGIGSRLVLFGLFLFNLFAVFSYQFLWTPEGAVGLIDHMQWGIMILMLLCTGPGKLSIDYLIRRFYLKLDN; via the coding sequence ATGAAAACACTTATAGCAAAAACCTATCTATTGGCTGATAAAATTTTTGATTTCCTTGCCCCAATTTTTATCCTTATAACCCGCCTTTATCTGGCACAAGTCTTCTTTTTATCTGGCTTAACCAAAATCAGTAATTGGCAAGCCACTCTTTCTTTATTCCAAAACGAATACATGGTCCCTGTCATGTCGCCTACTCTTGCCGCTTATCTGGGAACAGCTTGTGAACTGGGCTTCCCTGTATTGATTACATTAGGGATTGGATCCAGACTTGTTTTATTTGGACTTTTTCTATTTAACTTATTTGCCGTTTTCTCTTATCAATTTTTATGGACACCAGAAGGTGCAGTTGGCCTTATCGATCACATGCAATGGGGAATCATGATTTTAATGCTTTTATGTACCGGCCCAGGAAAATTATCAATTGATTATTTAATCAGACGATTTTATTTGAAATTAGACAATTAA
- a CDS encoding DUF2282 domain-containing protein: protein MNKRPIQNTAVIAAALGAALASIYVYTDWLSLDEITVKRERCYNVARAGKNDCATSQHSCAAQSTADRDPEAFIMLPKGLCERIVGGRSG, encoded by the coding sequence ATGAACAAACGCCCGATACAAAACACGGCTGTCATTGCAGCTGCTTTGGGAGCTGCTCTTGCCTCTATATACGTCTATACTGATTGGCTTTCATTAGATGAAATCACAGTAAAAAGAGAGCGTTGTTATAATGTGGCAAGAGCGGGGAAAAATGATTGTGCTACCTCCCAACATTCTTGCGCCGCACAATCAACCGCAGATCGTGATCCCGAAGCATTTATCATGTTGCCTAAAGGGTTATGTGAACGCATAGTGGGGGGAAGGAGTGGATAG
- a CDS encoding DUF2282 domain-containing protein yields the protein MNNISKITMAAVMAAGLSMATIPANADTPNDMEKCQGVAKAGKNDCGTAQHACAGQSKTDGSATDWIYLPKGTCEKLVNGTVKS from the coding sequence ATGAATAATATTTCTAAAATAACAATGGCTGCCGTGATGGCTGCTGGACTTTCAATGGCTACCATACCTGCTAATGCAGATACTCCAAATGATATGGAAAAATGCCAAGGTGTAGCCAAAGCTGGAAAAAATGATTGTGGTACAGCTCAACATGCCTGTGCTGGCCAATCCAAAACAGATGGTTCGGCAACTGACTGGATTTATCTACCCAAAGGCACTTGTGAAAAGCTTGTTAACGGCACAGTTAAAAGCTAA
- the rpe gene encoding ribulose-phosphate 3-epimerase yields MTFQILPSLLSADMTRLGEEVDAVMKAGADFIHFDVMDNHYVPNLTFGPAFCDALSKKFPSLPIDVHLMTTPVDALIEAFAKAGAKRISIHPDATIHLDRSLQLINSLGCEAGLVFNPATPIDILTWCAHNLKFVLVMTVNPGFGGQKLIPEVIPKLSKIRQQYPNLDLCVDGGVTPQNIASLAHAGANQFVAGSAIFNSSNYSETIKHMREQLASI; encoded by the coding sequence ATGACATTCCAAATTTTACCCTCTTTGCTGTCAGCCGATATGACCCGTTTAGGAGAGGAAGTAGATGCTGTTATGAAGGCCGGCGCCGATTTTATTCATTTTGATGTCATGGATAACCATTATGTACCAAACCTGACCTTTGGCCCCGCTTTCTGTGACGCTTTAAGCAAGAAATTTCCAAGTTTGCCCATTGATGTACATTTGATGACCACACCAGTTGATGCACTAATCGAAGCATTTGCCAAAGCAGGTGCGAAGCGTATTAGTATTCATCCAGACGCTACTATTCATTTAGACAGGAGTTTGCAGTTAATCAATAGCCTTGGGTGTGAAGCTGGTTTAGTGTTCAATCCAGCTACGCCAATCGACATACTAACCTGGTGTGCCCATAATCTAAAGTTTGTTTTGGTAATGACAGTGAACCCAGGATTTGGAGGTCAAAAACTTATACCTGAAGTTATACCCAAGCTCTCCAAAATTCGGCAACAGTATCCAAATCTCGATCTTTGTGTGGATGGAGGGGTCACACCTCAAAATATTGCTTCATTAGCACATGCCGGAGCTAACCAATTTGTTGCAGGTTCTGCTATATTCAATAGCAGTAACTATAGTGAAACCATTAAACATATGCGTGAACAATTAGCAAGCATTTAA